One window from the genome of Neospora caninum Liverpool complete genome, chromosome VI encodes:
- a CDS encoding Mitochondrial carrier protein-like, related produces MRTALDVASNATGLNGLVKSSETNLADNGRLRAEGRSPCRESPKPSTRFSLSGLIGGKEHFGFLGSFARRYYPGFGALAAGAFPSSALFFVTYEGSKQFLAEQEAGRQLSPAVTYGVCSTLAEFASCCVRTPFEMLKQQMQLGMHATTTKAIQAIWQRDGWRGFFVGFNATIVRDLPFVGVEMGLWEHLKKYFCSFPGVSESAALTSFSSGLAGFLAGAGAAVATTPLDVVKTRLMTQQEGRYQYRGYFDCFSTILQREGYAALFRGLKIRVIWVALGGALFLGGYDGFKALYLRVLPGRWNVRAPDANNLLKNGVFLDGASGEIGGEKLDGTGEQALTSTVAAETQD; encoded by the exons ATGCGCACGGCGCTAGATGTGGCGTCGAACGCGACAGGCTTGAATGGCCTTGTAAAGAGCAGTGAGACGAACTTGGCGGACAATGGCCGACTTCGAGCTGAGGGCAGAAGTCCCTGCCGTGAGAGCCCAAAGCCTTCCACacgcttttccctctccggcCTTATtggaggaaaggaacacTTCGGGTTTTTGGGCTCTTTCGCGCGACGCTACTACCCAGGATTTGGCGCCCTTGCTGCTGGCGCATTTCCGTCCTCTGCGCTTTTTTTCGTCACCTATGAAGGCTCGAAGCAATTCCTAGCCGAGC AGGAAGCCGGTCGGCAGCTCAGTCCCGCTGTGACTTACGGAGTCTGCAGCACACTCGCGGAGTTCGCATCCTGTTGTGTGAG AACCCCTTTTGAGATGCTCAAGCAGCAGATGCAGCTGGGGATGCATGCGACGACAACAAAAGCAATTCAAGCGATTTGGCAACGCGACGGCTGGCGAGGCTTCTTTGTCGGATTCAACGCCACCATTGTTCGAGATCTGCCCTTTGTCGGCGTGGAAATGGGACTGTGGGAACATCTGAAAAAGTATTTCTGCTCGTTTCCTG GGGTTTCCGAGAGCGCTGCCTTGACGTCGTTCTCGTCAGGCTTGGCGGGCTTCCTGGCTG GAGCTGGAGCCGCTGTTGCTACGACGCCTCTGGATGTCGTGAAGACGCGCCTCATGACTCAGCAGGAGGGCCGGTACCAG taTCGAGGGTATTTCGACTGCTTTTCGACAATCTTGCAGCGAGAAGGCTACGCGGCGCTGTTCCGCGGCTTGAAAATCCGCGTGATCTGGGTTGCCCTGGGTGgggctctttttctcggcggcTATGACGGTTTCAAGGCTCTGTACTTGCGGGTGTTGCCCGGCCGGTGGAACGTGCGAGCTCCCGACGCAAACAATTTGCTGAAGAACGGGGTTTTTTTGGACGGTGCTTCCGGTGAAATCGGTGGCGAAAAGCTTGATGGAACAGGAGAACAGGCTCTCACATCTACCGTAGCAGCTGAAACCCAGGACTAG